CTATCCCCAGGTCCCGTTCAACCTTCGCTGCTGTGTTGCCCGGTTCCGTTGCAAGCCGTACGGCTTCAATTTTAAACTCCCTATCGTATTTTTTGGCCATTCGACACACCTCCTATCTGGCTTATACAAGTTCGTTGTTCGGTGTGTCCACATTTTTGGGGAAAGACCACTGTTTGGGGCGTAAATGGAGACGGTTTTGGTTTTGTGCTTTGCCGGGAGGTTATTTTATGATACGAACTAGGCCCTTCCTGGAAAAGCGAGCCGCACTGCTTTACGCGGGGTATTGCAGGGGCGGAAAAACTTCCGCAACAATACCGGACAGGATAGTTTAGTATGGCGGGTGGGGAATATGTTAACCGAAACTCGGTCAGACATATATTCGTGGGCGAGACCCTTGAAAACCTTTGATTTTGTTCAAGGTCAAGCCTTCGGCCTGTAAGGCCTACGCCCCGGAGGGAAAGACGAAAATTTAATTAGTGCCCATCCATCAATGCATTTCAGGAGACTACATCATGACGGACTTCGACAAAATCGACGAAGAATTTCTCAGAAAGCGATCCGCGCTCAAGTGGGGACTGTGGGATCGGGAAACGATCCCGCTTTCAGTGGCTGACTTGGATTTTCCCGCCCCTGACATCATCAAGGAGGCCGTTATCAGGGCGGTCAGGGAGGATAGGACCCCATATTCGAACTATGGAGGAGATCCGGACGTCCTTGAGACGGTCTGTGAAAAACTCCGAACCCGAAATAACATACCTGCTGAGCCGGACGATGTCCACATGGTGCCCGGAACTATGTTCGCCATCTTTCTGGCCTGTTATTACGCCTTGGGCCAAGGTGATGAGGCAATAATATGCCCCGCCCCGATCTACCCGCCGTTCATGGAAAATGTCCAAAATGCCGGGGGAGTTCCGGTTTACAACCCCATCAGGTTTGATGAAAACCTCAGGATAGATCTGGATGATCTTAGGAGCCGTATCACACCTTTGACCAGGCTCATAATGCTTTCAAATCCTCATAATCCAACCGGTCGGGTCTTGACACGATCCGAGTTGGAAGGCATCGGTCAGATCGCCCAGGAACATGACCTCCTGATCTTTTCCGATGAACTTTATGAGGATATGATCTTTGAAGGTCAACATATCAGCATCGCCTCCCTGTCCCCTGATCTGTTTGAGAGGACCATCACTGTATTTGGTTTTAGCAAGGCCTTTGGTATTCCAGGCTATCGAATAGCTTACATAGTCTGCCACGGCCGGCACATGCAGGAACTGAAGAAACTGCTGCATGGAATCATCGTGCATGCGGATACCCTTTCACAGGCCGCGGCCAAGGCGGCCCTGGAGCACGGGGAGCCTTGGCTTCGGAAATTCATGGCCCATCTTCGAAGGATGAGGGATTACGGGGTTGAAAGGCTTTCCGCTATACCCGGTGTGAATTGCCATGTGCCCGAAGCAACTCCCTTTCTTTTCCCGAATATCTCCTCCTTTGGGAAAACCAGCGAAGAGATGGTCAGGTATCTCAAAAACGAGGCAAAGGTCATTGTTGTGGCAGGGACGGATTTTGGCCCCCACGGAGAAGGGTATATTCGGATCAACTTCGCAACCGACCGCAAAACCCTGGAGGAGGCATTCGACCGGATCGAAAAGACCCTCACGGCAGGTGTATTATAATTAATGGATACATCGCGTCAGTTCCGATGGATAGTGTTTTTCCAGCATAGGGAGGCGGCAGGGTAAATGTCCTCTTTCGCCCCACCAGCGACCCCTTCAGGCCGCATGGAAGATCCAGGGGCCAAAAGGGGGGGATCAAAGCGATGCAAAGCGCACCTCCCGGATCCTGCGGGCCAGGAACTTTTCTCCGAAATCCCTGAAACGTTCCGGGTCATCCGTGGTAAAGAAGGCGCATTCGGCATTCCGGGTCAACCGGACCTCCATTTCCGGGTGTCTGTTCAGATAGTCCGCCAGTTTCCGGGCGACGATTCCGGGAGCGTCCAGGACCATGCAATTCTTTCCCATGATTCTCGAGATGTCCCTTTTCAGAAATGGGTAATGGGTGCAACCCAGGATCAGCGTATCGATGGCCAGGCCTTTGAGGGGCCTGAGGTATTTCTTGAGAATCATGTTGGTCTCGGGTTTACCCACCCACCCTTCCTCGACGAGAGGGACCAGCAGGGGACAGGGCCGGCTGAAAACCTTCAGGTTTGGATTCAACTTGTGCAGCTCCTGTTCATAGACCCGGGACTCGATGGTGGCACGGGTCCCGATCACTCCAATCCGTCCCCGGCGGCTGGTCTCCGCCGCCGTCTCTGCCAAGGGGATGACGACCCCCAGGACACGTCCCCTGGGGCGGTGCTCGGGCAGCCATTCCTGCTGAATCCTGCGCAAGGCCTTGGCCGAGGCCGTATTGCAGGCCAGGATGATGAGTTCGGCCCCCCGGTCGAAGAGAAAAGACACCGCCTGGCGCGTGTACTCATAGACGATCCCGAGAGACTTGTTGCCGTATGGGGCGCGGGCGCTGTCCCCAAGGTACAGGTAATTGTATCCGGGTAAGATCTCAAAGAAGGCCTTGAGAACCGTCAGGCCCCCATAACCTGAATCAAATACGCCGATCACGGGTTGAAAACATCCTCCACCCTCAGAAAGGTATTTCCTGAATCTTGAATCCTCGGCAAATTCGACGCTTGCAAGATCCAGGTATTTAGTATTAACTTTTTGTTTCAGTGGAACACCTTCATAGCACATGGTTTATGTCTTTTCCAGCCTCCCGGCCGTTCCGCTCCCCCGGGGAGAAGGCCCGGTATTTATTGGCTTGATTTTTTCCATGAATGTGGTATCTATATCAGTTTATTGCCCCCGTAGCTCAGGTGGATAGAGCACCAGATTCCTAATCTGGGTGCCGCAAGTTCGAGTCTTGCCGGGGGCACCATTTTTTTCGACATTTTTTGGTTTTGACATTCATTTGAAATTTTACTATAAATTGAAGATTTAAAAATTGAGAGGGTTTCTCATGTATGCTGTCATCACTACCGGGGGAAAACAGTACCGGGTTGCGCCGGGCGAGGAAGTGAAGGTCGAAAAGCTTTCCGGAAATGCAGGGGATACAGTAACTTTTGAAAAAGTCCTGCTCACTTCGGACGGAGAAAAGGTCCAGGTGGGCAAACCTTACGTGGACAATGCAAAGGTCATCGGACGGATCACCCGCCAGGGGAAAAACCGGAAAATCGTGGTCTTCAAGTATAAAAGGCGCAAGAACTATCGCAGGAAGAGAGGCCACAGGCAGGAATTCAGTCTCGTGAGGATCGAGAACATCGAAATGTGAATGCCTTAGTATATCCTCAATCATTATCTTGGCGGGCATTTTCTTGATTCTCCATTCGCCCGCCGGTGAGGTATTAGAATTATGGCACATAAAAAAGCAGGGGGCAGCTCCCGAAACGGAAGGGACAGCGCCGGCCAACGGTACGGCGTGAAGAAATTCGGCGGCCAACGGGTCAGGGCCGGTAACATCATTATCCGGCAGAAGGGAACCAAGATCCACCCGGGGACCAACGTGGGGATCGGAAAAGATTATACCCTTTATGCCAAGATCGACGGGTTCGTCGCCTTTGAACGAATGGGGAAAACGCGCAAAAAGGTCAGTGTTTACGCGGAATGAGCCGATTTCTCCCCCCACACCCTCCTTTGCCCCGGGGCGAGCAGGAGAGGGCCTTTTCAAGCGTAAGGCCCGAAAAATATCATGCGATTTCTGGATGAAGCGGTCGTGACCGTAAGATCGGGCAACGGGGGAAGGGGTTGTGTCAGTTTTCGAAAGGAGAAATACATCCCCCGGGGAGGTCCCGACGGAGGAGACGGGGGAGATGGCGGAAGCATTAAGGTAAGGGCATCCTCCAGGCTCCGTACCCTTATACAGTACAACTCCAGAAAATTTTTTAAGGCCCCCAACGGCGCCCCCGGAAGGGGAAAAAACCAGACAGGTAAAAACGGCCGGGACATCGTGCTGGAGGTCCCCACGGGAACCGTCGTGGCGGATCAGGAGACAGGAGAGGTGTTGGCCGACCTGGTTCGCGACGGAGAGGAATTTTTCGTTCTCCCGGGCGGCAGGGGAGGGAAAGGAAACCAGCATTTCGCCACACCGACCCAGAGGGCGCCGCGGTTCGCACAACCTGGTGAACCGGGCCGGGAAATGCGGCTCCGGTTTTCCCTGAAATCCCTGGCCGATATCGGCATCATCGGCCTGCCGAACGCCGGGAAATCCACCCTCCTCTCACGACTTACTACAGCCCATCCACGAATCGACGACTATCCCTTCTCAACCCTTGTTCCGAATCTCGGCGTATTGGAACTGGAAGACCACGCCCCGCTCACCATTGCCGACATTCCAGGCCTGATCGAGGGGGCCAGCCAAGGACGGGGGCTCGGCCACCGGTTTTTAAAACACATCGAGAGGACCCAGCTCCTTCTCCACGTGATCGACATCTCCGCCCATTCTCCTGACGGCATCCTGGAAAGTTTCATGATCTTGAAACATGAACTGGAAGCCTACGATCCGGCCTTACTCCGGAAGGCCC
This sequence is a window from Deltaproteobacteria bacterium. Protein-coding genes within it:
- the murI gene encoding glutamate racemase — protein: MIGVFDSGYGGLTVLKAFFEILPGYNYLYLGDSARAPYGNKSLGIVYEYTRQAVSFLFDRGAELIILACNTASAKALRRIQQEWLPEHRPRGRVLGVVIPLAETAAETSRRGRIGVIGTRATIESRVYEQELHKLNPNLKVFSRPCPLLVPLVEEGWVGKPETNMILKKYLRPLKGLAIDTLILGCTHYPFLKRDISRIMGKNCMVLDAPGIVARKLADYLNRHPEMEVRLTRNAECAFFTTDDPERFRDFGEKFLARRIREVRFASL
- the rpmA gene encoding 50S ribosomal protein L27 yields the protein MAHKKAGGSSRNGRDSAGQRYGVKKFGGQRVRAGNIIIRQKGTKIHPGTNVGIGKDYTLYAKIDGFVAFERMGKTRKKVSVYAE
- the rplU gene encoding 50S ribosomal protein L21; the encoded protein is MYAVITTGGKQYRVAPGEEVKVEKLSGNAGDTVTFEKVLLTSDGEKVQVGKPYVDNAKVIGRITRQGKNRKIVVFKYKRRKNYRRKRGHRQEFSLVRIENIEM
- a CDS encoding transposase, with the protein product MAKKYDREFKIEAVRLATEPGNTAAKVERDLGI
- a CDS encoding pyridoxal phosphate-dependent aminotransferase, whose product is MTDFDKIDEEFLRKRSALKWGLWDRETIPLSVADLDFPAPDIIKEAVIRAVREDRTPYSNYGGDPDVLETVCEKLRTRNNIPAEPDDVHMVPGTMFAIFLACYYALGQGDEAIICPAPIYPPFMENVQNAGGVPVYNPIRFDENLRIDLDDLRSRITPLTRLIMLSNPHNPTGRVLTRSELEGIGQIAQEHDLLIFSDELYEDMIFEGQHISIASLSPDLFERTITVFGFSKAFGIPGYRIAYIVCHGRHMQELKKLLHGIIVHADTLSQAAAKAALEHGEPWLRKFMAHLRRMRDYGVERLSAIPGVNCHVPEATPFLFPNISSFGKTSEEMVRYLKNEAKVIVVAGTDFGPHGEGYIRINFATDRKTLEEAFDRIEKTLTAGVL
- the obgE gene encoding GTPase ObgE — its product is MRFLDEAVVTVRSGNGGRGCVSFRKEKYIPRGGPDGGDGGDGGSIKVRASSRLRTLIQYNSRKFFKAPNGAPGRGKNQTGKNGRDIVLEVPTGTVVADQETGEVLADLVRDGEEFFVLPGGRGGKGNQHFATPTQRAPRFAQPGEPGREMRLRFSLKSLADIGIIGLPNAGKSTLLSRLTTAHPRIDDYPFSTLVPNLGVLELEDHAPLTIADIPGLIEGASQGRGLGHRFLKHIERTQLLLHVIDISAHSPDGILESFMILKHELEAYDPALLRKAQMVLINKIDLLGSCRRDLLERTGKALSRAGFEFLAISALTGEGIDALKEILSKKF